Within Myotis daubentonii chromosome 13, mMyoDau2.1, whole genome shotgun sequence, the genomic segment cagtcagcaggctgacgctctatccactgagccaaaccggtttcagcgaagcagagggttttttaaaatatatttttactgatttcagagagggagagggagatagatagaaacatcaatgatgagaatcatcgatcagctaacttttgcacaccccctactgaggatcaagcctgcaacctgggcatgtgcccttgaccagaatcaaacaggggacctttcagtccacaggccgacgctctattcactgagccaaaccagctagggctgtgcagAGATTTTGATAATCAGATGATATATATAGTAAAGTGTGCAGTGTCAGTTCCAAGCCCCCACCTGTgactaatgtttatttttaaactaggggcccggtgcacgaaattcgtgcactgggtgtgtgtgtggggggagtgtccctcagcccagcctgccccctctcacatactgggagccctcaggcgttgacccccatcaccctccaatcgcaggatcggccccttgcccaggcctgacgcctctggcctaggcgtctggcccgggcagcggggacccacagctgcagcggccccacgatcgtgggcttcgctttaggccctagctcctgggactgccagcttcgaccgtgcccagctcccatcgctggctccacccctacttcctgctatcactggccagggcggaaaaggcgcccgattctctgatcatggctggggggcagggcaaaggcggccccaggggtgcctttgccctgccccccagctcttagctccccactgggtttctgatcactgtcagtggcagggggcttcttcctgctttccctttcgcctccctgcattgtgcctacatatgcaaattaaccgccatcttgttggcagttaactgccaatcttagttggcagttaatttgcatatagccctgattagccaatgaaaagggtagctcgtacgccaattaccatttttctcttttattagtgttgatatttttattgatttttagagagagaagaagggagagggagagagaaacatcaatatgagagtgaaatatcaattggttgtctcctacatggctccccactggggatcgagcccaaaaccctggcatgtgccctgactgggagttgaaccagtgacctctctcAGTGCTTGGAAaacactcaaccagctgagccacactggccagggctgtgattaatttttattttttaaatatatatattttttatttcagagaggaagggagagggagagagggacagaaacatcaatgatgagagagaatcattgatcggctgccttctgcacaccccacaatagggatcgagcccgcaacccgggcatgtgccctgaccaggaatcgaaccgcgatctcctggttcataggtcgatgttcaaccactgagccacgccggccgggctgtgattaatttttagaaacaacAAATGGGTTAATATTCATGAGGACACATAACAGGAAATTCAAGAAAACTAAGTATAGGCAGTTCTGGTAGTTTTATTCCTCATAAATACCTGTTTCTACAGTACCATTCAAAGAATAAATAGAGGCACACGGCTATAATTTCCACCATAATCTGCTATTGAGGAGACATTCAGTGTGAGGATaaaggggtggagtggggtggggtggggtgtgttcGGGTCACAGGGTAACTGGAGGCCTCTGTGAAGAACTGTGTAGGGACCCTATCAATCAAGATCTGATCCCCAGGCCTGATGGCCAAGGCTTGTGGTGGAAGAGTTACAGTGAACCAAATGCAAGCAGCCAAATGCTCAGTTAGTTCACCAGGGTTCTCCAACTCTACCTAAACTATTGGTCCACTGGGAAGGAGCTATATCAGCTCTAAGGATTCAGTTCACTCCATGGTAGGACCTGATATGGCCCAGAGAGGTCTGCCCTTTGCCCTGAAGTATGTAATAAATACAAGTTATAAAATAACCACTTACATCAGTCTCTTTCTTGACTATCCCATAAAGGAATCCTGTCCCATGTCTAATGAAGGAGAGAGGCACAAATAGGGAGTATCTGCTAGAATTCAGGTAAGCAAGACAGCTTGTAAAGTCAGGGAAAGGGAAATAGCACTGTTACCTAATCCTTCACAGGGGGATATATTTGGAtcaccccctccactccccagtaCAAGCAGAATGAAGAGATTCTGCATCACTTAGCAGAAAAGGAAGTACAAGGCAGCGCAGGTCTGCACTGGGTAACCCAGGGTGTTAGGGACGGAGAATACCAACAGTGAGACAAGGAAAAGACAGAACTGGTAACCactctgcagggcctgggccatAGTCCTCAGAACTTCTCTGTGGTcgcacccctgcctggcaggTGATGTGGCACAGCACACGGTCATGCCATCTCCTCTCACATCTGGTTCATTTGTTCACCTCGACTGAACAGCGGGGCATCTGCTTTACCCGGTACTTGTCAGCTGGTGCACAAAGCGCCCATCAGGCGGCGAGGTTCCTGGCTGACTTGGAGGCGCTCTGGGCTCGCTGTACGACGGCGGAACACTTCTCCCGCCGCAGCAGCTTGTTGTTCTCGAACAGGCCTTCGTTGCGGGGTATCCCGTGGGACCCGTCGGGGAACGTCAGCAGGCCTGTGAGGGAGAAAGGGAATATGGGAGTGACAGTGGCATTAATGACTCCGAGAACAGCCTGACAGGCAGAGGCCGAGGAAAAGAAAACCTCACAGCCTTCTCAGGAGGACTCTGGCAGTCAGTTCGGCGAACAGGCAGGCGTTAGGGCGCCGTCATATGGATTAAAGAGAACAAGGTATACGTCCACCCATACTGTGCTCACCTAAGTCTCCCCTCCTGCTGGGCTGCAACTTACCAAAGCCATCTACTCTGCCATTTTTAAATTCCCCCTCAAAGGTCATGTTGTCGTGTCGAATGAAGACTCCGACGCCATTGAACTTGCCCTGGGCAAACTCCCCCTCATACCTGCAGAAACACAAGATGTTAGCCTTTGGTGGGGTAGTGAGCTGTCCAGGTTAACTCTTACAAGCAGCTACCAATATGTGTTATTTATTGGTGCCAAGGAGCAAAGCGGACTCCACTTACCTCAGAGCTCTACCCACCCCAGTCTCATTCAGCAGAGGAGGGTCAGAGAGTATGTATGTGAGGCCCTAATCTCAAGGAAATAacagggcagtggggggagggaggtcactCACCTCTTGCCCTTTCAAACTTTAGATCTATAAAAAACAAATGCTACTCCTTGCCTATTTTCAGAGGGCCTAGAACAAGCTCTTGTTTGACCAGATATTTATTACTATCATTTTTAGATCAGATTCTCCCTAGTTTAAGGCTGAGAAAAGAATGAACCAGTACCCACCTTGAGCCATCTGAGAAGGTCAgtaccccaaagccacagaagaGCCCATTCTCAAAATGACCCAGGTAGGTGCCACCATCTGCAAACATCAGTTGACCAAAACCATGTCTGCGGCCTGAGCAAAGAGAAGGACAGATGTCAGGTTGGGATGGGGCAGCTTCCGGGTCCCCTCTCACTGTCTAACATCCCTTACCTTCCACACCCGacccacaaaggaaagaagagaagcagTGACATTATCAGGGAACAGGACAAATACCCAGAGTCACAACCTGGCTCCTGCGACCTTCCCATCTTAAGTCACAGCCATCAGACTTGGAGCAGGTCTCTCTAAGCATGAAAGATAAGAGAGGACTTAAAAATAGCACATAGTGCCTTATGGTGTGCCGGCACTCTCCTAAGCACTTCGTATAtatcatcttatttaatcctcacgaGAGCCTTATGAGGTAGGTATAGTActactattattttcatttaacagaTGTGGAAACCAAGGCAAAAAGAAGCtaaataatttgctcaagatCCTAGAGCAATTAAGTCATAGAGCGAGAATGCAAACACAGCAGGCAACCTGACCTGACAGCCCTCAACACTTAACTACATTGCCACtcggagaaaaataaaaggatagcACTTAGCACTGTGAAGCTACTGTGCAAACCTATCAGCCTGACTGGCAACACTGGCTTGAGCTCTGCTACATCAGGAAGGCTGAGCTCACCCACTGCCCTGGCCAGAAAACAGAGCAAGAGGCAGCTCTTTTGAGGGACAGACTCCAGCAGAGCCTCAGGAAGCCTCTCCTCTCAAGGTCATATTAAAGAGGACAGCAGGTGTttaggaggcaggagaaaggctGGCGATGTTCAGAGTCAAGGTCACATCCCACCTGCACAATTTCTCCTCTCAAGGCTCAAGAATTCATCAGCTGCAGGCTCTACCATGAAAAGAATGAGGCACGTGTCTGGAAACAGTGTGAAATGTTCTTCATTGACACGACTGcctcctgggggcagctcctggcttGCTAGGCTTTGCTAGGACTGGACGTGGGGGCTTTTTCGTGGCCACATTGCTTCCAAATGAGCATCATAGAACTAATTCCTGTACAGTCTCAGGCTCCCAAGAATTTTACCATTCCTAAGAATAGATACTTGCAAATGTAACAAACTGTCACAGGAAATTCAAGGCAATGAATGTCACTTGCTCTTGAGTGCCTGCCCTAATTTCCTTAAATTCTTAAGGCTCATTGGCATCAAGTCATTGCAATAACTTCTGTATGTTTTGATTTATGGGCACTCAAAACAATTCATTTACTCTGCTAAGTACATTAGCACTTAGGAAAACAATTCCCAAATAATATCGCTAAAAGATAAAAGGGTTAAAATACAATTTAGAAGCAGAAAGATTTAACTTACTTCTAGAGGTTGAATTAACAatagtgttttttaatttctttatttataatcCTAAAATTGAATAAAGGAAAAACACTATCATGTTAAATCTCGGAGGAAGACCTGAAGATGAATAAAGTTGGCTTATTTATCCTGAAGTATTATCCTTCCGCCAAATGTTCATCACTGGGTACCCCAGGGGTCCTCTCACCCTCCTTCCACTCGCCATGATACTCCTCCCCACTGGAGTAGGTGAAGGAACCTTTTGTCAGGGTCATGGTGACAGCTTACAGAAGGATGAAAACTGCAGGACACAAGCAGAGGAGAAGCAGGGTCACAGGATGGCTGGAGGAAAGGCCTGCAAAGCAACTCTGTGGATACATTCTAAAGGCTACCAGCTCAGGCAGTGTACACTACCTCGAGTACACTTAACAAAACTACCCACTCTCCAACCATCGCCATCACCACCTCCGCCCCAGCACTCTTAATCCTCCTActtgtctttaaagttttcaGCCAGTTCCAACTTTCTATGACCTGAGATAGAAATTTAGGATTAATCTACAAATACTTTACTGATACCTGCTATACACTTAGTTAATGTGTAAAATACAGTCTCTTTCCTCAATATAAGTTTAAAATCTAGTTGATAAGACTAACAATGAAAACATTGAATAATATGAGAAATAATACAATTAACTGCCAAGTTGGATGGCAGAGATTAACAGAGACAAGAGGTGGGCAGAAGTTAAAACAAGCAGTGAAGAGGGCAAAGGGCAATTCCAGACTGATAAGACATGGGGAATGAAAGCATAAAGAGTAACGAGAACACAAGATGTTCAGGAGGAAAATAAGAAGCTGGGTCTCCTAGAGTTGAAGGCATGTTCAGGGAGTAATAGGAAATAAATTTTTCAGCCTAAACCTTAAATTTGAAAAGAACCTCTAAGATGTAATCCAAACTCCCTCACTTTATAGTTGGAGAAACAGAAGCCCGGGGAGTCAAAAGCTAGTCGGTGACCAAGCTGGAACTAGtgcgcaggccttccctgactgcCAGTTCTTTCCCAGGCCCTATGGCTCTGCCTCTAGGGTCAGGCGAGTGGAGGAGACCTTTGTCACTTAGGCAGAAGAGTTTATAGCTGATGAGGTGGGTAAAGAGACAGCTTCAGTGAGTGGGAGGGTCGGACAGGGATGTAACATGATAAAAGCAAAgtttaaggaaaatgaaattgGATCAGGAAGCAGAATGGACTCGGGCAGCAACAACCTACAGCCAGAGAAGCTAGCAAGGCAGGAGATGTGATAATTCAGTAGATTGTGAAAATGAGCACAAAGCATCCCCCTCCACTCAGATCCTCCCATGAAGAGACAGTTTGTTTATCCCTCCACCCACTGGATACGGGTGGGTTATATAACTACTGGAACATCAGCAAAGGTGAGGTAGCTGAGGTTGAAGAGCACTCTTGCCCTCTTGCCCTCTTGCTGCACTTGGAACTGTTTTGTCCCCAGATGAAAGAGTGCAGGCTGGTCTGCTGGCTGACGAGAGGCCACCTGGAGCAGCTGTCTCAGCTGCTCACAGAAGCCTTGGTGAGCTCAGGCAAGACCAGAAGAGAGCGCAGCCCCAAATTATTAGCCCACAGTCAGAGACTAAAGACatggttgttttaagccacttgtTTTGGGTGATGCATTACTCAGCAAAAGCTACCTGATACACCCAGATATGAGATCATAAGGCCTGAGTGAGGGGGATAACAGGGCAATGGGAGCAGAAGAGAGAACTATGAGAGAtatatcacacaaaaaaaacaaccactaCCATCACCCAATAACATTTGAAGACTGGCTCGTTATGGCTTCACACATCTtggtaaaataatgtttttattcaaGGATATACTATAAAAGGGATTTAAGATACCCAAACTatcattaaatataaatagagaaaaataaaatcatttgacatatttaaaaaaatgaaatccctatttcctttttaaatcccCTAGGTCTTTTTTTCCTCACCCCTTCTCCAGAATGAAATAATACGATGTTTTTTCAAGTGACTGTAACTATGCCTAGTCCTAGGCCCACACCCAGATCTACTGAGTCAGATTCTGGACAGTGAGAGCCTGGGATCTGCAGTGTTAACAAGCACATCATTAGATCCTTACACACCTGACAGTTGGTGGATTATTACTCCAATCAATGGAAATACTGTGTGTGAAGAGCTCTCCGCTGTATAAATCACCATTGAAAGGTCCtctgttattaataattaatctGGAGTCTGACCCTTAGGCACCTGACTGATTCCAACAGGACAAGTGCACCTCTTGTTCCCAGCACTAAGGTCAGACCCTggaggacaatttttttttttaaatccctgggGGCCTGGTGCCAACTGCTAGCTTCCCTTCAGGTCCCAGAGAAGCCCAAATCACAACAATGTTAAGGGTTGTGATGATGTCTCCATTATGGAAAATCAAGGGGTTACAAAGAGTAGGTTCCAGAGTACAAGGAAATctggcatattttattttttaaaaatggtgcttCAAATGTTCAACTAAAACAAGGCATACATTGTTTTCTCCAAATGGTGGTGGTGGACAGTGCTGAGTTATTTATACTCCACGTCAGTCTCTAaacctcagtctcctcctctATGAAGTGGAGATTATCTACTTCACAGAGTTAGCAtgcagattaaatgaaataacatttatgAAAGTACCTAGAACACTGGCTACCTGTGTCCTTTAAATGTTGTTCTTCTCCTCCTTCAAAGAGACACCTAGACTCACACACTTACTACAATGGAAATTTCCCTAAAGTCTCAGTATAAAAATGCTACCAACataatttaaatagcatttttggggggggggggagtcagcaATTTTGACTAATGAGGTAAATACCAAGTAGAGGAAAATGCAAACGACAGTGGCCACCCACCTGTTCTTTATCAACGCCCTATGAGATATTTTAATTTTGGCCTATGTCATAATAATGTTTGATACAGACGCCAGATGCCCAGAGATGGTCTGATGTGAGATCAGCTCGgcctgaacagagcagggcccagtcACGTCTtctgggcctggctctgcctcagATCCCCAGTTTCATCCCAGCTATGAGGATAGATGAGTTCTGAGGCCCGCTGTGGTCTCACCCAAACATGGAGGAACATTCATTTCTACCCCCAGAATGAAGGCCAGCTTTCTGGAGGCACTTCTAGAAATGTTTGGGAGTCAATCTCATAGGTCCATCAATCAGGGGCTTTCTCACTTTTTAGTTACTCAAAAACTCCATGCCCAGGGTCTTTCACATAATAGAAGGCAGCCTGAGAAAAGGatcattttcttcttaaagcCCCTCAAAACCTGTGGGGCTAttttctcagagaggtgatgcCTTCTCTGTCCCATCAATGTTCCACAAGGTCAGCATCcaatttcaggtgcacaattctctTATGTCAGCCCAGCATCAGAGTGAGCTTGGAGTGGAGGTCAACATGACTCCATTGCAACTACAACATTAATGAGAGGAAGAGAAACGTTTTCCATCAAAACTGCCGGGCATTGAGTTAGCTAGAGGCTATCTTCAGTGCTTCCCAGAACAAATTAAGTCAGAGTGATGGTAGTGGTTGTTCTTTCCTATGATATATCTGTCAAATTTCCATTCCTAAAAATCAGCAGATGGTACAAATCTGAACTATCTTATTCCTTCTAAACAAGTCAGAATTAGAAAGGATATCTCTTCTACTAAATCTTATGACTAAACAACCATTccaaaatataaacacaaaatgattatttataCAGAAGATACGGggattttctttaaatgttaggCAGCAGTTAACTTGTCTTCACTCAAAACCTTGGAAGGAGTTATTGCAGTGCAATCTGAGGAATCAGACCGACTACAGAGGGACTCAGGGGGAGCAGCCTCTTGTTTACTCTCTCTTAAGGCCCATGAAACTCCCAGATAGTGGCATCCCAGCTTGTCTCAGAGGGACCAGTAAAGGTCTCTGAAAGAAAGGGGACATCATCTCTCAACTTAACCCTGCCACCATCCTCTCCCACTGTTTTCAAAAGTGTATACTAAACTACAAAtttccattcctttttttatCTAGGAACATAGAGCAAACTCCCTTCAATagttacttttcaaaataaagtccATAGCCAAAACACAATCAGAAGTGCTAATTAGAGGGAACACATATTGACTCCATGGGACTAAGGCCATGGTTAAACACATTTGACTAGAAATTTCTACCTATGTCCAAATAATTGATATTGTCACTGCCTGGGTCAGTGTCAGGATGTTCATTTAGCATTTCTGTAATTAGACATGCTAAGTAATACTCAGCTGCATAGCCACTGACCCAGAAAAAAATTTCACCAGTTAACACGGTCATTGAGACAAATCTAGTTTAATAAAGTATAGTCAATGGTAATGAAGACTGAAAacccaatctatatatataaaaacccagcgaccagaacagtggaacaaccagaatgaccagtggctatgatgcgcactgcggcagccaactagcctgatctgggccctgatcggcgcctctccccctccccactggcccggCCTGATGAGCCCCCATTGGCACAGGTTGGatggatcccacctgtgcacgaattcatgcaccaggcctctagaccatcctatctaataatagacaaacatggtaattgactgtaccttcactatgccttccatttgctaatcagcacaatatgcaaattaaccaccaacaaagatggcggctaatttgcatactgcaggcagggcaggacagcgggAGCTGACAGcgggagctgccatccaggcccctgtgtgcaaccccagaagccgcctgcctgctgcccatgACCGGATTCGAtcccgggctgcaggctggccccagaagccccagaagtcacctgatatggcagtaactctatcagtatgcactctgaaagtcagtggcataaatgcaccaattaaaagacagattatgagggtgaatcaaaaacaaaacccactttaaatataaagacacatatagattaaaagtataTGAATTAAGCttcagcctgttttgctcagtggatagagcattagtccatggactgaagggtcccaggttcgattccagtcaagggcatgtacctcagttgctggcttgatccccagtccctatcagagcatgtgcaggaggcaaccaatcaatgtgtctctccctttgccttcactctctctaaaattc encodes:
- the MORN4 gene encoding MORN repeat-containing protein 4 isoform X2, with protein sequence MTLTKGSFTYSSGEEYHGEWKEGRRHGFGQLMFADGGTYLGHFENGLFCGFGVLTFSDGSRYEGEFAQGKFNGVGVFIRHDNMTFEGEFKNGRVDGFGLLTFPDGSHGIPRNEGLFENNKLLRREKCSAVVQRAQSASKSARNLAA
- the MORN4 gene encoding MORN repeat-containing protein 4 isoform X1, coding for MGSGHSGQCGCRRWRRQEGQALVEVAERQVAGASPGERKAGRPLEPRAGRNGHPKRRSPGRRHGFGQLMFADGGTYLGHFENGLFCGFGVLTFSDGSRYEGEFAQGKFNGVGVFIRHDNMTFEGEFKNGRVDGFGLLTFPDGSHGIPRNEGLFENNKLLRREKCSAVVQRAQSASKSARNLAA
- the MORN4 gene encoding MORN repeat-containing protein 4 isoform X3, translated to MGRSQEPGRRHGFGQLMFADGGTYLGHFENGLFCGFGVLTFSDGSRYEGEFAQGKFNGVGVFIRHDNMTFEGEFKNGRVDGFGLLTFPDGSHGIPRNEGLFENNKLLRREKCSAVVQRAQSASKSARNLAA